A stretch of the Acidimicrobiales bacterium genome encodes the following:
- a CDS encoding HU family DNA-binding protein, which translates to MNRSELVDAIAERSGVAKGDVDASLKGLFDVVANVVARGDDKISIPGWISFEQTLRSARTGRNPQTGAELQIPATKAVKISAGSKLKAIAAGKEPAPG; encoded by the coding sequence ATGAACCGATCTGAGCTGGTCGACGCCATCGCCGAGCGCAGCGGGGTCGCCAAGGGCGACGTCGACGCCTCCCTCAAGGGCCTGTTCGACGTCGTTGCCAACGTCGTCGCCAGAGGCGATGACAAGATCTCGATCCCGGGGTGGATCTCGTTCGAGCAGACCCTGCGGTCGGCCCGGACCGGGCGCAACCCCCAGACAGGTGCGGAGCTGCAGATCCCGGCCACCAAGGCCGTCAAGATCAGCGCCGGCTCCAAGCTCAAGGCCATCGCCGCCGGCAAGGAGCCCGCACCGGGCTGA
- the trpA gene encoding tryptophan synthase subunit alpha, with protein MTPTTQVGPLEASLRARRDAGHKLLAPYVTGGLTDDWTEVLRAVAAAGADAIEVGIPFSDPVMDGPTIQEASATALARGVTPPSILHDLTGVDAGVPLVAMTYYNLAYRMGELRFARSLAAAGVAGAILPDLPLDESAGWEAEAAAAGIETVLLAAPVTSDDRLGEIAARSRGFVYGVSLMGITGERAEVASSAAVMAKRLKAVTDKPVLIGFGVSTPRQAVEVCAEADGVIVASALIRTLLAGGGPEAAADFVGGLREALDRG; from the coding sequence GTGACGCCCACGACGCAGGTCGGCCCGCTCGAGGCCTCGCTGCGCGCCCGTCGCGACGCCGGCCACAAGCTCCTGGCCCCTTACGTCACCGGTGGCCTCACCGACGACTGGACGGAGGTCCTGCGGGCGGTGGCGGCGGCCGGTGCCGATGCCATCGAGGTCGGGATCCCGTTCTCCGACCCGGTCATGGACGGCCCCACCATCCAGGAAGCTTCGGCGACGGCCCTGGCCCGGGGGGTGACGCCGCCCTCGATCCTCCATGACCTCACCGGGGTCGACGCCGGCGTCCCGCTGGTGGCGATGACCTACTACAACCTGGCGTACCGCATGGGCGAGCTCCGCTTCGCCCGCTCGCTGGCAGCAGCGGGGGTGGCGGGAGCCATCCTGCCCGACCTGCCCCTCGACGAGTCCGCCGGGTGGGAGGCCGAGGCCGCCGCCGCGGGCATCGAGACCGTGTTGCTGGCGGCGCCGGTCACCTCCGACGACCGCCTGGGCGAGATCGCGGCCCGCTCCCGAGGGTTCGTCTACGGGGTGAGCCTGATGGGCATCACCGGCGAGCGGGCCGAGGTGGCGTCGTCGGCGGCGGTGATGGCGAAGCGCCTCAAGGCCGTCACCGACAAGCCCGTGCTCATCGGCTTCGGTGTCTCGACGCCCCGCCAGGCGGTGGAGGTCTGCGCCGAGGCCGACGGGGTCATCGTGGCGTCGGCCCTGATCCGCACGCTCCTCGCCGGCGGGGGCCCCGAGGCCGCCGCCGACTTCGTCGGTGGGCTCCGGGAGGCGCTCGACCGCGGCTGA
- a CDS encoding beta-ketoacyl-ACP synthase II — translation MSRRRVAVTGIGIVAPCGTGTEAFWEGLLAEPAPGAREITDFDPSPWFGPKEARRTDRFAQFAVAAAAMALDDAGELTADLDRAGVLIGTGVGGLHTLEDQIVIRHEKGAKRVSPFLVPMMMSNAAAASVSMRFGWRGPCEATVTACAASTHAIGNAARLIASGTCDAVMTGGSEAAITPTGVAGFANMTALSGSGISRPYDIDRDGFVIAEGAVVLVLEELEAARARGARVYGEIMGSASTADAHHITAPAPGGNGAVRAMELALADAGVRAADVAHINGHGTSTPLNDAAEAEAITTVFGTPGPPVTSTKGVTGHALGAAGAIEAAAVLLAMEHRLIPPTAGLVNLDPAITIDVVREPRPWEPGPSLSNSFGFGGHNGCLVIGPPPQ, via the coding sequence GTGAGCCGGCGCCGGGTCGCCGTCACCGGCATCGGCATCGTCGCGCCCTGCGGCACCGGCACCGAGGCGTTCTGGGAGGGGCTGCTCGCCGAGCCGGCCCCCGGTGCCCGCGAGATCACCGACTTCGACCCGTCGCCGTGGTTCGGCCCCAAGGAGGCACGGCGCACCGATCGCTTCGCGCAGTTCGCCGTGGCCGCCGCCGCCATGGCGCTCGACGACGCCGGTGAGCTCACCGCCGACCTCGACCGGGCCGGCGTGCTGATCGGCACCGGCGTCGGTGGCCTCCACACCCTCGAGGACCAGATCGTCATCCGACACGAGAAGGGCGCCAAGCGGGTCTCGCCCTTCCTCGTCCCCATGATGATGAGCAACGCTGCCGCCGCGTCGGTCTCGATGCGCTTCGGCTGGCGGGGCCCCTGCGAGGCCACGGTGACCGCCTGCGCGGCGAGCACCCACGCCATCGGCAACGCCGCCCGCCTCATCGCGTCGGGCACGTGCGACGCGGTGATGACCGGCGGCAGCGAGGCGGCCATCACACCCACCGGGGTGGCCGGCTTCGCCAACATGACCGCCCTCTCGGGGTCGGGGATCTCCCGCCCCTACGACATCGACCGGGATGGCTTCGTGATCGCCGAGGGCGCGGTGGTGCTCGTGCTGGAGGAGCTCGAGGCGGCCCGGGCGCGCGGCGCCCGCGTCTACGGGGAGATCATGGGGTCGGCCAGCACGGCCGACGCCCACCACATCACCGCCCCCGCCCCCGGCGGCAACGGCGCCGTGCGGGCCATGGAGCTCGCCCTCGCCGACGCCGGCGTGCGAGCCGCCGACGTCGCCCACATCAACGGCCACGGCACCTCCACCCCCCTCAATGACGCGGCCGAGGCCGAGGCCATCACCACGGTCTTCGGCACGCCCGGGCCGCCGGTGACCTCCACCAAGGGCGTCACCGGCCACGCCCTCGGCGCTGCCGGAGCGATCGAGGCCGCCGCCGTGCTCCTAGCCATGGAGCACCGCCTCATCCCCCCCACCGCCGGCCTGGTGAACCTCGACCCCGCCATCACCATCGACGTGGTGCGCGAGCCCCGCCCGTGGGAGCCCGGGCCGTCGCTGTCGAACAGCTTCGGCTTCGGCGGTCACAACGGCTGCCTCGTCATCGGCCCCCCACCCCAGTAG
- a CDS encoding DUF222 domain-containing protein yields the protein MPSIDELVAIDATSLDSAGVRALAVELERAKARLDAALLAVAGELDRNGWYLDDGAAKVRCWLAHHSGIARATAGSRVRLAKRLRFTPLMADALAAGAVSEGHARALARCLTPRTLVALTRDEALLVDQAKVLCVDDYEVLVTRWLSLNDDGPEPGTGEPSQVRASRYGDGRVKLDGDLDIDDGAELLAELDAITDELWREDQRLDDHDPAAHRSHAQRCAAALLEMARRSSATRRQDLEDDVAEADRRERARPRRAQLIVTVPLDALAGARGVAATFDDGTLVPRSTLERWLCDCATSTVSTKAGVPFDVGRSQYTPSPAQRRALVARDGGCIVPSCNRPARWCDAHHVVPHPAGPTQLDNLVLLCNRHHKLAHNHTIRLRPASPQRWIVLRGDGTPIRERPPPIPLRC from the coding sequence GTGCCCTCGATCGATGAGCTGGTGGCCATCGACGCCACCAGCCTCGACTCGGCGGGCGTGCGGGCGCTGGCGGTGGAGCTCGAGCGGGCCAAGGCCCGCCTCGACGCCGCGCTGCTGGCCGTGGCTGGCGAGCTGGACCGCAACGGCTGGTACCTCGACGACGGGGCCGCCAAGGTTCGCTGCTGGTTGGCCCACCACAGCGGCATCGCCCGGGCGACGGCCGGTAGCCGGGTGCGCTTGGCCAAGCGGCTCCGCTTCACCCCGCTCATGGCCGACGCCCTCGCGGCCGGCGCGGTCAGCGAGGGCCACGCCCGCGCGTTGGCGCGGTGCCTCACCCCTCGCACCCTCGTGGCGCTCACCCGCGACGAGGCCCTCCTGGTCGACCAGGCCAAGGTGCTGTGCGTCGACGACTACGAAGTGCTTGTCACCAGGTGGCTGTCGCTCAACGACGACGGGCCAGAGCCCGGCACCGGCGAACCCAGCCAGGTGCGGGCATCCCGCTACGGCGACGGCCGGGTCAAGCTCGACGGCGACCTCGACATCGACGACGGCGCCGAGCTCCTCGCCGAGCTCGACGCCATCACCGACGAGCTGTGGCGGGAAGACCAACGCCTCGACGACCACGACCCCGCCGCCCACCGCAGCCACGCCCAACGTTGCGCCGCCGCCCTCCTCGAGATGGCGCGCCGCTCCTCGGCCACCCGCCGCCAGGACCTCGAAGACGACGTCGCCGAGGCTGACCGCCGAGAGCGGGCCCGCCCCCGGCGGGCGCAGCTCATAGTCACCGTGCCCCTCGACGCCCTTGCCGGCGCCCGGGGCGTTGCCGCCACCTTCGACGACGGCACCCTCGTACCCCGCTCCACCCTCGAACGGTGGCTGTGCGACTGCGCCACCTCCACGGTGTCCACCAAGGCGGGGGTGCCCTTCGACGTCGGCCGCAGCCAGTACACGCCGTCCCCCGCCCAACGCCGAGCATTGGTGGCTCGCGACGGCGGCTGCATCGTCCCCTCCTGCAACCGACCAGCCCGCTGGTGCGACGCCCACCACGTGGTTCCCCACCCCGCGGGTCCCACCCAGCTCGACAACCTCGTGCTCCTCTGCAACCGCCACCACAAGCTCGCCCACAACCACACCATCCGCCTCCGACCTGCGAGTCCGCAGCGCTGGATCGTCCTCCGGGGCGACGGCACCCCCATCCGGGAACGGCCACCGCCCATCCCGCTGCGCTGCTGA
- the fabZ gene encoding 3-hydroxyacyl-ACP dehydratase FabZ has product MSSLPAPVDLLPHRPPFLLVDELVALDPGTSATGRWTLTGDEAFFAGHFPGRPTLPGVLMIEALAQVGACSVLADERFAGKLPLFGGIDGARFRRQVVPGETLELEVTLGRMSARAGKGSGRATVDGELACAADLLFFLAPA; this is encoded by the coding sequence GTGAGCTCGCTGCCCGCCCCCGTCGACCTGCTGCCGCATCGCCCCCCGTTCCTGCTGGTGGACGAGCTGGTCGCCCTCGACCCCGGGACGTCGGCCACGGGGCGGTGGACCCTCACCGGCGACGAAGCGTTCTTCGCCGGGCACTTCCCCGGCCGCCCGACCCTGCCGGGCGTCTTGATGATCGAGGCGCTGGCGCAGGTCGGCGCGTGCTCGGTGCTTGCCGACGAGCGCTTCGCCGGCAAGCTCCCGCTCTTCGGCGGGATCGACGGCGCCCGATTCCGCCGCCAGGTCGTGCCGGGCGAGACGCTCGAGCTCGAGGTGACCCTCGGGCGCATGTCGGCACGAGCCGGCAAGGGATCGGGGCGGGCCACCGTCGACGGCGAGCTCGCGTGTGCTGCCGACCTCCTCTTCTTCCTGGCTCCGGCCTGA
- the fabG gene encoding 3-oxoacyl-ACP reductase FabG — MSEQGDDDGRVVLITGGNRGIGLACARAFEAQGDRVAVTYRSDPPEGLLAVRCDVTSVDDVDAAFSEVEERLGPVEVVVANAGLTRDGLIVRMAQDDFDAVIDTNLAGAYRVARRAARPMLKARGGRLIFVSSVVAMLGSAGQANYAASKAGLVGLARSLARELGSRGITANVVAPGPVETDMTAALGADRQAELAAAVPLGRFASPEEIAAVVTFLASPGAAYITGAIVPVDGGLGMGH, encoded by the coding sequence ATGAGCGAGCAGGGCGACGACGACGGCCGGGTCGTGCTGATCACCGGCGGCAACCGGGGCATCGGCCTCGCCTGCGCCCGCGCCTTCGAGGCCCAGGGGGACCGGGTCGCCGTCACCTATCGCTCCGACCCGCCCGAGGGGCTCCTCGCCGTCCGCTGCGACGTGACCTCGGTCGACGACGTCGACGCCGCCTTCAGCGAGGTCGAGGAGCGCCTCGGTCCGGTCGAGGTCGTGGTGGCCAACGCCGGGCTGACCCGCGACGGGCTCATCGTGCGCATGGCCCAGGACGACTTCGACGCCGTGATCGACACCAACCTCGCCGGGGCCTACCGGGTCGCCCGCCGCGCTGCCCGCCCCATGCTCAAGGCCCGAGGCGGCCGCCTCATCTTCGTCTCCTCGGTGGTCGCCATGCTCGGGTCCGCCGGGCAGGCGAACTACGCCGCGTCCAAGGCCGGCCTCGTCGGCCTGGCCCGGTCGCTCGCCCGCGAGCTCGGCTCCCGAGGGATCACGGCCAACGTGGTCGCGCCCGGCCCGGTGGAGACCGACATGACAGCCGCCCTCGGCGCCGACCGCCAGGCCGAGCTCGCCGCCGCCGTCCCCCTCGGCCGCTTCGCCTCCCCGGAGGAGATCGCCGCGGTCGTCACGTTCCTGGCCTCCCCCGGTGCCGCCTACATCACCGGTGCCATCGTGCCGGTCGACGGCGGACTCGGCATGGGCCACTAG
- a CDS encoding beta-ketoacyl-ACP synthase III: protein MSATPLGTGAAITSWGVALPERVVTNHEFASRLDTSDAWIVERSGISERRMGGTTGTLAAAAGKAALDRVGTDPTSVDLLVLATTTPDQQMPATASAVQEALGLDCGAMDLNAACSGFVYALVAAAGMLGIGARRILVVGADVMSRITDQDDRGTAVLFGDGAGAVLLDAVDGPGQLLGWDLGSDGAARHLLYTDLGGFTHMDGKEVFRRAVRGMVESSKVALAAAGLTTDDVSLLVPHQANLRIIESACARLGIPADRAATVLDRTGNTSAASIPLALADAADAGRIADGDILLLVGFGAGLTWASAVLRWGSP from the coding sequence GTGAGCGCGACCCCCCTCGGCACGGGTGCCGCCATCACCTCATGGGGCGTCGCCCTCCCCGAACGGGTCGTCACCAACCACGAGTTCGCGTCGCGACTCGACACCAGCGATGCGTGGATCGTGGAGCGCAGCGGCATCTCCGAGCGACGCATGGGCGGCACCACCGGGACCCTCGCCGCCGCTGCCGGCAAGGCCGCCCTCGACCGCGTGGGAACCGACCCCACCTCGGTCGACCTCCTCGTGCTCGCCACCACGACGCCGGACCAACAGATGCCGGCGACCGCCTCGGCCGTGCAGGAGGCCCTGGGTCTGGACTGCGGCGCCATGGACCTCAACGCCGCATGCTCCGGCTTCGTCTACGCCCTCGTGGCCGCCGCCGGGATGCTCGGCATCGGCGCCCGCCGCATCCTCGTGGTGGGTGCTGACGTGATGAGCCGCATCACCGACCAGGACGATCGCGGCACCGCCGTGCTCTTCGGCGATGGCGCCGGGGCCGTCCTCCTCGACGCCGTCGACGGTCCCGGCCAGCTGCTCGGGTGGGACCTCGGCTCGGACGGCGCCGCCCGCCACCTCCTCTACACCGACCTCGGCGGCTTCACCCACATGGACGGCAAGGAGGTCTTCCGCCGGGCGGTGCGCGGCATGGTGGAGTCCTCGAAGGTGGCGCTGGCTGCCGCCGGCCTCACGACCGACGACGTCAGCCTGCTCGTGCCCCACCAAGCCAACCTGCGGATCATCGAGTCGGCGTGCGCCCGCCTCGGCATCCCCGCCGACCGGGCAGCCACGGTGCTGGACCGCACGGGCAACACCTCGGCGGCGTCGATCCCCCTGGCCCTGGCCGACGCCGCCGACGCCGGCCGCATCGCCGACGGCGACATCCTCCTGCTCGTCGGCTTCGGCGCCGGGCTGACGTGGGCCAGCGCCGTCCTACGATGGGGCTCCCCATGA
- the acpP gene encoding acyl carrier protein encodes MAEDTFETFKKCAVEVLQVEPDQVTKEAKFADDLDADSLDLVELVMALEEAFDIEVPEEDLEGIETVGQAYDLVQGKLGS; translated from the coding sequence ATGGCTGAGGACACCTTCGAGACGTTCAAGAAGTGCGCCGTCGAGGTGCTGCAGGTCGAGCCCGACCAGGTCACCAAGGAGGCGAAGTTCGCCGACGACCTCGACGCCGACAGCCTCGACCTCGTCGAGCTCGTGATGGCCCTCGAGGAGGCGTTCGACATCGAGGTCCCCGAAGAGGACCTCGAGGGGATCGAGACCGTCGGCCAGGCCTACGACCTCGTCCAGGGCAAGCTGGGCTCGTGA
- a CDS encoding ATP-binding protein: protein MGAPSPDPPSTCCSGCSSCGYGPGIDLSEALPPERHSAWAARRLVARALADGCGADETIELVSLLVTEVVTNALLHARTELRLDVKVGPEVIRVEVADGSAFLPISEVPGHDQVGGRGLFLVDQLALSWGADPIDGGKVVWFEVAHTS from the coding sequence GTGGGGGCACCGTCCCCCGACCCGCCGAGCACCTGTTGTTCCGGTTGCTCCTCGTGTGGGTATGGCCCCGGCATCGATCTCTCAGAGGCCCTCCCGCCCGAGCGTCACAGTGCCTGGGCCGCCCGCCGCCTGGTGGCGCGTGCCCTGGCGGACGGCTGTGGGGCCGACGAGACGATCGAATTGGTCTCCCTGCTGGTCACCGAGGTCGTGACCAACGCCCTCCTCCATGCCCGCACCGAGCTGCGCCTCGACGTCAAGGTTGGCCCGGAGGTCATCCGCGTGGAGGTCGCCGACGGCTCCGCATTCCTCCCCATCTCCGAGGTGCCTGGCCATGACCAGGTCGGCGGCCGGGGCCTCTTCCTCGTCGACCAGCTGGCGTTGTCGTGGGGTGCCGATCCGATCGACGGCGGCAAGGTCGTGTGGTTCGAGGTCGCGCACACCTCCTGA
- a CDS encoding methylated-DNA--[protein]-cysteine S-methyltransferase, translating into MTASTVERVTELQVAWGTLESPLGQLLVAVTSRGLVRVSFEANDPAAVLEVLARRISPRVMEAPALVDEPRRQLDEYLAGRRKRFDLAVDWALVSPFGREVLGACAAIPFGQVSTYGALSAAIGRPRASRATGNALGANPIPIVVPCHRVLRTGGGLGGYTGGLHLKAHLLHLEGVLS; encoded by the coding sequence ATGACCGCCAGCACCGTGGAGCGCGTCACCGAGCTACAGGTGGCATGGGGGACCCTGGAGTCGCCCCTCGGCCAGCTCCTGGTGGCCGTGACGTCACGGGGCCTGGTGCGGGTGTCGTTCGAGGCCAACGACCCCGCAGCCGTCCTCGAGGTGCTGGCCCGGCGGATCTCTCCCCGGGTGATGGAGGCGCCGGCCCTCGTCGACGAGCCCCGCCGCCAGCTCGACGAGTACCTGGCCGGGCGACGCAAGCGCTTCGACCTTGCCGTCGACTGGGCACTCGTGAGTCCCTTCGGGCGCGAGGTCCTCGGGGCCTGCGCCGCCATCCCCTTCGGGCAGGTCAGCACCTACGGGGCCCTGTCTGCCGCCATCGGGCGCCCCCGGGCCTCCCGTGCCACGGGCAACGCCCTCGGGGCCAACCCGATCCCCATCGTGGTGCCCTGCCACCGGGTGCTGCGCACCGGCGGCGGCCTCGGTGGCTACACCGGGGGGCTCCACCTGAAAGCGCACCTCCTCCACCTCGAAGGCGTGCTCAGCTGA
- the fabD gene encoding ACP S-malonyltransferase, translated as MLAFTFPGQGSQRPGMGAAWLDHPSWELVGEASEVAGRDVARLLLEADVDELKQTRNAQLTTFVASLVVLDAVERVGVAPGIMAGHSLGEYSALTATGALSFADGVRIVAARGDAMQDATEERPGTMAAILGLDDDDADAACRKADGDVWVANFNAPGQVVISGGVDAVAAASDAARGLGAKKVMPLPVSGAFHTPLMASARDRLREAIAQVTLREPDVAVVANIDARPHTDPTEWSGLLSAQLCSPVRWRQSVQRLIDLDVDSIVELGPGGVLTGMAKRISRETRSVAVATPDDLDHLLELLAGEPAAAANQPDGEHLYMTERMVVSPTAGVFTPAQPWLGGSEGATVQVGDLVGHVGDHEVRSLFAGTVMGLIAVEGERVTPSQPIAWLRVNQ; from the coding sequence ATGCTGGCGTTCACATTTCCGGGACAGGGATCGCAACGTCCGGGCATGGGCGCGGCATGGCTCGACCACCCCTCGTGGGAGCTGGTCGGCGAGGCCTCCGAGGTCGCCGGGCGCGACGTGGCCCGCCTGCTCCTCGAGGCCGACGTCGACGAGCTGAAGCAGACCCGCAACGCCCAGCTCACCACCTTCGTCGCCAGCCTCGTCGTCCTCGACGCCGTGGAGCGGGTCGGCGTCGCTCCGGGGATCATGGCGGGGCACAGCCTGGGCGAGTACAGCGCCCTGACGGCCACCGGTGCCCTGTCGTTCGCCGACGGCGTCCGGATCGTGGCCGCCAGGGGTGACGCCATGCAGGACGCCACCGAGGAGCGACCCGGCACCATGGCCGCCATCCTCGGCCTCGACGACGACGACGCCGATGCCGCATGCCGCAAGGCCGACGGTGACGTGTGGGTGGCCAACTTCAACGCGCCCGGCCAGGTCGTGATCTCCGGCGGCGTCGACGCCGTGGCGGCCGCCTCCGATGCGGCCAGAGGCCTCGGCGCCAAGAAGGTGATGCCGCTGCCGGTGAGCGGGGCGTTCCACACGCCGCTGATGGCCTCGGCGCGCGACCGCCTGCGGGAGGCCATCGCCCAGGTGACCCTGCGCGAACCCGATGTCGCCGTGGTGGCCAACATCGACGCCCGTCCCCACACCGACCCCACCGAGTGGAGCGGGCTGCTCTCGGCCCAGCTGTGCAGCCCCGTGCGGTGGCGCCAGTCGGTGCAGCGACTGATCGATCTCGACGTCGACAGCATCGTCGAGCTGGGCCCCGGCGGGGTGCTCACCGGCATGGCCAAGCGGATCAGCCGAGAGACCCGCTCCGTGGCCGTCGCCACCCCCGACGACCTCGACCACCTGCTCGAGCTCCTCGCCGGCGAGCCTGCCGCCGCCGCCAACCAGCCCGACGGAGAGCACCTCTACATGACCGAGCGCATGGTGGTGAGCCCCACCGCCGGCGTCTTCACCCCCGCCCAACCCTGGCTCGGCGGCTCCGAGGGGGCGACCGTGCAGGTCGGCGACCTCGTCGGCCACGTGGGCGACCACGAGGTTCGCTCGCTCTTCGCCGGGACCGTCATGGGGCTGATCGCCGTCGAAGGCGAGCGCGTCACCCCGAGCCAGCCCATCGCCTGGCTGCGCGTCAACCAGTGA
- the bcp gene encoding thioredoxin-dependent thiol peroxidase, producing the protein MLEPGDKAPAFTLTDQTGEPVRLSSFKGRKVLVYFYPKADTPGCTTQACGLRDVLPELGDVAVVGISPDPPEKLQRFDDKHGLGFTLLSDPDHAVAEAYGAWGEKSMYGRKYQGVIRSAFLVDEKGKLVEVWHKISPKDTPAKLRRAVA; encoded by the coding sequence ATGCTCGAACCCGGCGACAAGGCCCCCGCGTTCACCCTCACAGACCAGACCGGCGAGCCGGTCCGGCTGTCGTCGTTCAAGGGCCGCAAGGTGCTCGTGTACTTCTACCCGAAGGCCGACACGCCAGGGTGCACCACACAGGCCTGCGGGCTGCGCGATGTCCTCCCGGAGCTCGGTGATGTGGCGGTGGTCGGCATCAGCCCCGACCCGCCCGAGAAGCTCCAGCGCTTCGACGACAAGCACGGACTCGGCTTCACCCTGCTCTCGGACCCCGACCACGCCGTGGCCGAGGCCTACGGGGCCTGGGGGGAGAAGTCGATGTACGGCCGGAAGTACCAGGGCGTGATCCGCTCGGCCTTCCTGGTGGACGAGAAGGGCAAGCTGGTCGAGGTCTGGCACAAGATCTCGCCCAAGGACACCCCGGCCAAGCTCCGTCGGGCGGTGGCGTGA